A genomic segment from Desulfurispirillum indicum S5 encodes:
- a CDS encoding Fic family protein, whose amino-acid sequence MKYQPPYTITLEILNRVAAISEAIGRLTVLTDQARALRLRRINRIRTIRGSLAIEGNTLSEAQITAILEGKRVIAPPREVQEVKNALAAYDRFDTWKPGVEKDLLEAHRILMSGLIDEAGLYRHGGVGVMAGQQVIHMAPPADRVPQLMGDLFGWLAATDAHPLIASSVFHYEFEFIHPFADGNGRMGRLWQSLILARWNPLFADIPVESLIFEHQAEYYQAIQESTQKTDSAPFIAFMLRMILDTVTISAPQVSPQVAPQVGELLAEIRGEMGREALQSALGLSDRKSFRERYLKPALADGLIEMTIPDKPNSRLQKYRLTDKGRQWLAQHGNE is encoded by the coding sequence ATGAAATATCAGCCACCCTATACCATCACCCTCGAGATCCTGAACCGGGTCGCCGCCATCAGCGAGGCCATCGGGCGGCTGACCGTGCTCACTGACCAGGCGAGAGCCTTGCGGCTGCGGCGTATCAACCGTATTCGCACCATTCGCGGTTCGCTGGCCATTGAAGGCAACACCCTGAGCGAGGCGCAGATCACCGCGATTCTGGAGGGCAAGCGGGTCATCGCCCCGCCCCGCGAGGTGCAGGAGGTGAAAAACGCCCTGGCCGCCTATGACCGCTTCGACACCTGGAAGCCCGGTGTGGAAAAGGACCTGCTGGAGGCGCACCGGATTTTGATGTCCGGCCTGATCGACGAAGCGGGACTGTATCGGCATGGCGGCGTGGGGGTGATGGCGGGCCAACAGGTGATCCACATGGCCCCGCCCGCCGACCGGGTGCCGCAACTGATGGGTGACCTGTTCGGCTGGCTGGCCGCCACCGACGCCCACCCGCTCATCGCCAGTTCGGTCTTTCACTACGAGTTCGAATTCATCCACCCCTTCGCCGACGGCAACGGCCGCATGGGGCGGCTTTGGCAGAGCCTGATCTTGGCTCGCTGGAATCCCCTGTTCGCCGACATCCCGGTGGAAAGCCTGATCTTCGAGCACCAGGCCGAGTACTACCAGGCAATTCAGGAAAGCACCCAAAAGACCGATTCCGCTCCTTTTATCGCCTTCATGCTGCGGATGATTCTGGATACCGTGACCATCTCTGCCCCCCAAGTCAGCCCTCAAGTCGCCCCCCAAGTCGGCGAGCTGCTGGCGGAGATCCGGGGCGAGATGGGCCGCGAGGCACTGCAATCTGCCCTGGGGCTTTCGGATCGCAAATCCTTCCGCGAGCGCTACCTCAAACCGGCCCTGGCCGACGGCCTGATTGAGATGACCATTCCCGACAAGCCCAACAGCCGCTTGCAGAAATACAGACTCACCGACAAGGGCCGCCAGTGGCTGGCGCAGCATGGTAATGAATAA
- a CDS encoding restriction system-associated AAA family ATPase, with product MKLLRLKITNPKGFRSLQAGFEHRFRSDWDLQEEQRFAPFVCAGPNGSGKSNLLEALAAIFYHLECIYLENLPDSFRFEEETNPGGFRSETAIPDGFEIEYLIRPQDALKSKGHDGQAHVRIVKQPGEAPKCLLLNHAEQEGAVEQTLARQLLPDYILGYSSGENEILSLPFFKMRFVQFDEYGQALKQQLPYPGRPESRLVYLDSGFSQAILLCNLLFQDANALTPFRDDVKIEELREFRIIIRRSIEVEENQIPAFGSRDQNKQESTEDIVKNHPALSVSEGESQAKRYRINLVQLLDGGDTADKIIPRLMRCATCWYLDEASDTLYLDYRVNDATRQAFRDNFDFEVNHSPIALFQAFQVLLTLNLFAVSDSLKADLYQSDSHYVSETVPTLASDERIMRFKFVKFSKTDVAEPVMLKNLSDGEHQLLHTLGLCLLFKNTQSLFLLDEPETHFNPDWRANFVTRLHDCFKVTEKEGNQQQSTMKRYEREMLVTTHTPFLISDSRPEKVLVFKKDRETGEVSVRNPNYNTLGASINKITMATFGKRETIGGHAQAMLEGLRQRFEQGEDKEQLITEINRQLGDSVEKVLLIKTILDAGSDNGGEGQG from the coding sequence ATGAAACTCCTACGCCTCAAAATCACCAACCCGAAGGGCTTTCGCAGCCTGCAAGCGGGTTTTGAGCACCGCTTCCGCAGCGACTGGGACTTGCAGGAGGAGCAGCGCTTTGCCCCCTTCGTCTGCGCCGGTCCCAACGGCAGCGGCAAGTCGAACCTGCTGGAGGCGCTGGCGGCAATCTTCTACCACTTGGAGTGCATTTATCTGGAGAACCTGCCGGACAGCTTCCGGTTCGAGGAAGAGACCAACCCCGGCGGCTTCCGCAGTGAAACCGCCATCCCGGACGGCTTCGAGATCGAATACCTGATCCGCCCGCAGGATGCCTTGAAGTCCAAAGGCCACGACGGCCAGGCCCATGTGCGCATCGTCAAACAGCCCGGCGAAGCGCCCAAGTGTCTCCTGCTCAACCATGCGGAGCAGGAAGGCGCGGTGGAGCAGACCCTGGCCCGGCAACTGCTACCGGATTACATTCTGGGCTACTCCTCCGGCGAGAACGAAATCCTCAGCCTGCCGTTTTTCAAGATGCGTTTTGTCCAGTTCGATGAATACGGGCAGGCGCTGAAGCAGCAGCTGCCTTATCCCGGCCGCCCGGAATCGCGGCTGGTCTACCTCGACAGCGGCTTCAGCCAGGCGATCCTGCTCTGCAACCTGCTGTTTCAGGATGCCAATGCGCTCACACCCTTTCGCGATGATGTGAAAATCGAGGAACTCAGGGAGTTCCGCATCATCATCCGGCGCAGCATCGAGGTGGAGGAAAACCAGATCCCGGCCTTCGGCAGTCGGGATCAGAACAAGCAGGAGTCCACCGAGGATATTGTCAAAAATCACCCGGCCCTGAGCGTCAGCGAAGGCGAGAGCCAGGCCAAGCGGTATCGGATCAACCTGGTGCAACTGCTTGACGGCGGCGACACCGCCGACAAAATCATCCCGCGCCTGATGCGATGCGCCACCTGCTGGTATCTCGACGAGGCCAGCGACACCCTCTATCTCGATTACCGGGTCAACGACGCCACCCGGCAGGCGTTCCGCGATAACTTCGATTTCGAAGTCAACCACTCGCCCATCGCCCTGTTCCAGGCCTTTCAGGTGCTGCTGACGCTTAACCTTTTTGCCGTCAGCGACTCATTGAAGGCCGATCTGTATCAGTCCGACAGCCACTATGTGAGCGAGACGGTGCCGACCCTTGCCTCGGATGAACGCATCATGCGCTTTAAATTTGTTAAGTTCAGCAAGACCGACGTGGCCGAGCCGGTGATGCTCAAGAACCTCTCCGACGGCGAACATCAGCTGCTGCACACCCTGGGCCTCTGCCTGCTGTTCAAGAATACCCAGAGCCTGTTCCTGCTCGACGAACCGGAGACCCATTTCAACCCCGACTGGCGCGCCAACTTCGTCACCCGCCTGCATGATTGTTTCAAAGTGACTGAAAAAGAGGGAAATCAGCAGCAATCGACAATGAAGCGTTATGAACGTGAAATGCTTGTCACCACCCACACGCCGTTTCTGATCTCCGACAGCCGACCGGAAAAGGTGCTGGTGTTCAAAAAGGATAGGGAGACAGGCGAGGTCAGCGTTAGAAATCCGAATTACAACACCCTCGGTGCGTCCATCAACAAGATTACCATGGCCACCTTCGGCAAGCGCGAGACCATCGGCGGCCATGCCCAGGCCATGCTGGAGGGTCTTCGTCAGCGTTTTGAACAGGGCGAAGACAAGGAGCAGCTCATTACAGAGATCAACCGCCAGCTCGGCGACTCGGTGGAAAAGGTACTGCTCATCAAGACCATTCTCGACGCTGGCTCGGATAATGGCGGGGAGGGACAGGGCTGA
- a CDS encoding restriction endonuclease subunit S, which yields MRKVPISSIADVTAGQGAPKPDEFSDSGIPFVRAGSLEDLLAGKSESDLELVPAQTAKKRKLKLYPKGSILFAKSGMSATKDRIYVLQNPAHVVSHLAILTPKDNVYRDYLRLALKQFPPSSLIKDPAYPAIGLGEIQSYEIPVPEEIDDQKRIAHLLGKVEGLIARRKQHLQQLDDLLKSVFLEMFGDPVRNEKGWEKDRIGRSTKVQGGFAFKSKDLVTKGNVRLVKIANVHFENLIWDDVTFVPNHFIEDYIRFALSEGDLLIALTRPIIKSLDVVKTATVREADLPCLLNQRVARFVFDKAAINKRFFLQYCYTSFFKNTVDKLCPPGLQPNISTNQIEDIPIYYPPIDLQNQFATIVEKVEGLKSHYQQSLTDLESLYGALSQKAFKGELDLSRVALPAEGPEIAEEEKMVIEEIQPMEPLFELPAPEELALLQTAEGRKSLLGEWLNVWLAQLGDAPFAAQAFMDAARQRLWELAEDDAPDWGVAEYDELKTQVFEALEQGRLTQGYDDVHNRVQLKKAIP from the coding sequence ATGAGAAAGGTTCCGATCAGCTCAATTGCGGATGTCACCGCAGGACAAGGCGCTCCCAAACCGGATGAATTTTCTGACAGCGGCATTCCCTTCGTTCGCGCTGGCAGTCTGGAGGATTTGCTTGCCGGTAAAAGTGAATCCGACCTTGAACTGGTGCCTGCCCAAACAGCCAAAAAGCGAAAGCTGAAACTTTACCCCAAGGGCTCGATTCTATTTGCAAAAAGCGGCATGTCTGCGACCAAGGATCGCATTTATGTTTTGCAGAATCCTGCCCATGTCGTCAGCCACCTGGCGATCCTGACCCCCAAAGACAACGTTTATCGGGACTATCTGCGGCTTGCACTCAAACAGTTTCCACCTTCAAGCCTCATCAAAGACCCTGCCTATCCAGCCATCGGCCTCGGCGAGATTCAGAGCTACGAAATTCCGGTGCCCGAAGAAATCGACGACCAAAAGCGCATTGCCCATCTGCTCGGCAAGGTGGAAGGGCTGATCGCCCGGCGCAAACAACACCTGCAACAACTCGACGATCTGCTCAAAAGCGTCTTTCTGGAGATGTTCGGCGACCCCGTACGGAATGAGAAGGGGTGGGAGAAAGACCGAATTGGACGGTCAACTAAAGTCCAGGGAGGCTTTGCTTTTAAAAGCAAGGATCTTGTAACAAAAGGGAATGTCCGTCTTGTTAAAATAGCCAACGTCCATTTTGAGAATCTCATATGGGATGATGTCACTTTTGTTCCTAACCATTTTATTGAAGACTATATCCGATTTGCTCTTTCTGAAGGCGATCTGCTTATCGCTCTAACTCGTCCGATCATTAAGTCACTAGATGTCGTAAAAACAGCAACAGTTAGAGAGGCCGATCTTCCTTGCCTGTTGAATCAACGGGTAGCTCGCTTTGTCTTCGATAAAGCTGCAATCAACAAAAGATTTTTCCTGCAATACTGCTATACGAGCTTCTTCAAAAACACTGTCGATAAACTTTGTCCTCCCGGTCTTCAGCCAAATATCAGTACCAACCAAATCGAGGATATTCCGATTTATTATCCTCCCATTGACCTCCAAAACCAATTCGCCACCATTGTCGAAAAGGTCGAAGGCCTCAAATCTCACTACCAGCAAAGCCTAACCGATCTGGAAAGCCTCTATGGCGCACTCAGCCAGAAGGCGTTCAAGGGCGAGCTGGATCTGTCGCGGGTGGCGCTGCCAGCGGAAGGGCCTGAGATTGCCGAGGAAGAAAAGATGGTCATAGAGGAAATACAACCCATGGAGCCATTGTTCGAGTTGCCCGCACCCGAAGAACTTGCCTTATTGCAAACCGCCGAAGGCCGTAAATCCCTTCTGGGTGAGTGGCTGAATGTCTGGCTGGCGCAACTGGGCGATGCCCCCTTTGCCGCGCAGGCTTTTATGGATGCCGCCCGGCAACGGTTGTGGGAGCTGGCGGAAGACGATGCGCCGGACTGGGGCGTGGCGGAATACGACGAACTCAAGACTCAAGTGTTCGAGGCGCTGGAACAGGGCCGCCTGACCCAGGGTTACGACGATGTCCACAACCGCGTCCAACTCAAAAAGGCAATCCCATGA
- a CDS encoding type I restriction-modification system subunit M: protein MLQNNPELKSKIDQLWNKFWSGGISNPLTAIEQITYLLFMKRLDELDQKKQADAEWTGEPYTSKFAGQWIPPEYRDKEGADNYAVDKRTLRWSEFKRMQAEEMLQHVQSKVFPFLKDMNGAESNFTHHMKNAVFIIPKPALLVEAVKTIDEIFEIMEKDSQEKGQAFQDIQGDVYEMLLSEIATAGKNGQFRTPRHIIKLMADLVRPQLGHRIADPACGSGGFLLGAYQYIVTELAKKAGAKDLQSDEDGFVRTSVAAGLTEKAQAILQASLFGYDIDATMVRLGLMNLMMHGIDEPNIDYKDTLSKSYLEEAEYDIVMANPPFTGSIDKGDINENLSLSTTKTELLFVENIYRLLKKGGTACVIVPQGVLFGSGGAFKTLRQMLVERCDLKAVITMPSGVFKPYAGVSTAILLFTKVWGPKDKVTQPATEHVWFYEMQADGYSLDDKRSKQEGYGDLQDIVAKFHARNPETDIDRTAKWFCVSRSEIADEKNNYDLSLSRYKEDVFEDVVYDKPADILKRLIEAEVGEADDAQLAKVQSGIVRELLELREMVG from the coding sequence ATGCTGCAGAACAACCCCGAACTCAAAAGCAAGATCGACCAGCTCTGGAACAAATTCTGGTCCGGCGGCATCAGCAATCCGCTCACCGCCATCGAGCAGATCACCTACCTGCTGTTCATGAAGCGGCTCGACGAGCTGGACCAGAAAAAGCAGGCCGATGCCGAATGGACCGGCGAGCCCTACACCTCCAAGTTCGCGGGCCAGTGGATTCCGCCCGAATACCGTGACAAGGAGGGGGCCGACAACTACGCCGTCGACAAGCGCACCCTGCGCTGGAGCGAGTTCAAGCGCATGCAGGCCGAAGAGATGCTGCAGCATGTACAGAGCAAGGTCTTCCCCTTCCTCAAGGACATGAACGGGGCCGAGAGCAACTTCACCCACCACATGAAGAACGCCGTGTTCATTATCCCCAAACCGGCGCTGCTGGTGGAGGCCGTGAAGACCATCGACGAGATCTTCGAGATCATGGAGAAGGACTCGCAGGAGAAGGGCCAGGCCTTTCAGGACATCCAGGGCGATGTCTACGAGATGCTCCTCTCCGAGATTGCCACGGCGGGCAAGAACGGCCAGTTCCGCACCCCGCGCCACATTATCAAGCTGATGGCCGATCTGGTGCGGCCGCAACTGGGCCACCGCATCGCCGACCCGGCCTGTGGTTCCGGCGGCTTTCTGCTCGGGGCCTACCAGTACATCGTTACGGAATTGGCGAAAAAGGCGGGGGCGAAAGATTTGCAGTCCGACGAAGACGGTTTTGTCCGCACCTCGGTGGCGGCGGGCTTGACCGAGAAGGCCCAGGCCATTCTGCAGGCCTCCCTCTTCGGTTACGACATCGACGCCACCATGGTGCGCCTGGGGTTGATGAACCTGATGATGCACGGCATCGACGAGCCCAACATCGACTACAAGGACACCCTCTCCAAGAGCTATCTGGAAGAGGCCGAATACGACATCGTCATGGCCAACCCGCCCTTTACCGGCAGCATCGACAAGGGCGACATCAACGAAAACCTGAGCCTCTCCACCACCAAGACCGAGCTGCTGTTTGTTGAGAACATCTACCGCCTGCTGAAAAAAGGCGGCACCGCCTGCGTCATCGTGCCGCAAGGGGTGCTGTTCGGCTCCGGCGGCGCATTCAAGACCCTGCGCCAGATGCTGGTGGAGCGTTGCGATCTCAAGGCCGTCATCACAATGCCGAGCGGCGTGTTCAAGCCCTACGCCGGGGTCAGTACCGCCATCCTGCTCTTCACCAAGGTCTGGGGGCCGAAGGACAAGGTGACGCAACCGGCCACCGAGCATGTCTGGTTCTACGAGATGCAGGCCGACGGCTATTCGCTGGATGACAAGCGCAGCAAGCAGGAGGGGTATGGGGATTTGCAGGATATTGTTGCCAAGTTCCATGCCCGCAATCCCGAGACCGATATCGACCGCACGGCGAAATGGTTTTGTGTGTCTCGATCCGAAATTGCGGACGAAAAGAACAACTACGACCTTTCGCTGTCGCGCTACAAGGAGGATGTTTTTGAAGACGTTGTCTATGACAAACCTGCCGACATTCTGAAGCGGCTTATTGAGGCGGAAGTGGGCGAGGCAGACGACGCCCAACTCGCCAAGGTACAAAGCGGCATTGTGCGCGAGCTGCTGGAGCTGAGGGAGATGGTTGGATGA
- a CDS encoding KilA-N domain-containing protein translates to MKATINAKGTEITVLSKGDEDDFISLTDIARYKNPDEPKDVVKNWMRSRSTIEFLGLWEQLNNPDFKGVEFDSFIHEAGSNAFTLSPQKWIAATNAVGMLSRSGRYGGTFAHKDIAFEFASWVSAEFKLYIIKDYQRLKADENSRISLEWNVNRVISKINYKIHTDAIKDNLIPQLVSKQQQAFAYASEADMLNVALFGKTAREWKEQNPEAKGNMRDEATIQQLIVLSNLESMNAELIKQGIPQNKRLVALNKMAIEQMTSIVGSKAIRRLEKGK, encoded by the coding sequence ATGAAAGCGACCATTAATGCCAAGGGCACGGAAATCACCGTTTTGTCCAAAGGAGACGAAGACGATTTCATTTCCCTGACCGACATCGCCCGTTACAAAAATCCCGACGAGCCCAAGGATGTGGTTAAAAACTGGATGCGCAGCCGCAGCACCATCGAGTTTCTTGGCCTTTGGGAACAGTTGAACAACCCGGATTTTAAAGGGGTCGAATTCGACTCCTTTATCCATGAGGCCGGTTCCAACGCCTTTACTCTGTCACCCCAGAAGTGGATTGCCGCCACCAACGCTGTGGGGATGCTTTCAAGATCAGGGCGATACGGCGGCACCTTTGCCCACAAGGATATCGCCTTTGAGTTTGCTTCCTGGGTCTCCGCCGAGTTCAAGCTCTACATCATCAAGGATTATCAACGCCTCAAGGCCGATGAAAACAGCCGCATCTCGCTTGAGTGGAACGTGAATCGCGTCATTTCCAAAATCAACTACAAGATCCACACCGACGCCATCAAAGACAACCTGATCCCGCAGCTGGTTTCCAAACAGCAGCAGGCGTTCGCCTACGCCAGCGAAGCCGATATGCTCAATGTGGCTCTGTTCGGCAAGACGGCCAGGGAATGGAAAGAACAAAACCCCGAAGCAAAGGGCAACATGCGGGATGAAGCGACCATCCAGCAGCTCATTGTGCTATCCAACCTGGAAAGCATGAATGCGGAGCTGATCAAGCAGGGAATCCCACAAAATAAAAGACTCGTCGCGCTGAATAAAATGGCCATTGAACAGATGACTTCCATAGTGGGAAGCAAGGCCATCAGGCGACTGGAAAAAGGAAAATAG
- a CDS encoding DEAD/DEAH box helicase family protein, whose translation MTRTEAQTRAELIDSQLAQSGWNVKDPTLVIEEFDILTPLPLGVAEPRTPYEGHQFSDYVLLGKDRKPLAVVEAKKTSKDAALGREQAKQYCYNIQKQLGGELPFCFYTNGHEIYFWDLDNYPPRKIVGFPTRDDLERFQYIRRNRKPLTQELINTSIAGRDYQIRAIRAVLEGIEQKKRDFLLVMATGTGKTRTCIAKVDALMRAGHAEKVLFLVDRIALREQALAAFKEHLPHEPRWPNVGEKLIAKDRRIYVSTYPTMLNIIRDESQQLSPHFFDFIVVDESHRSIYNTYGEVLNYFKTITLGLTATPTDIIDHNTFQLFHCEDGLPTFAYTFEEAVNNVPPYLCSFQVMKIQTRFQMEGISKRTISLEDQKKLLLEGKEIEEINFEGSQLEKQVINKGTNALIVKEFMEECIKDPNGVLPGKTIFFCSSKAHARRIEEIFDKLFPQYKGELAKVLVSDDPRVYGKGGLLDQFTNNDMPRVAISVDMLDTGIDVREIVNLVFAKPVYSYTKFWQMIGRGTRLLEAAKPKPWCTEKDVFLILDCWDNFEYFKLQPKGKELKPQLPLPVRLVGLRLDKIEKAIDLAQAQVAEREIAKLRRQISQLPHSSVIIKEAASLLSRLDEENFWITLNHQRLEFLRGEIKPLFRTVSEADFKAMRFERDLLEYSLARLREEKEKAETLKEGIVEQISELPLSVSFVKAEELLIRAAQSNHYWAKTDAVALEDALDELNSRLGPLMKFREQQTGPGPTHLDLKDEIHRKEMVEFGPQHESVSISRYREMVEAMIAELTAHNPILQKLKNGQDVSADEALELAELLHAEHPHITEDLLRQVYKNRKARFIQFIRHILGIEILKSFPETVSEAFDQFIGQHTSLSSRQLEFLNLLKGFIIEREKVEKKDLINAPFTVIHPQGIRGVFSPAEINEILQLTERLAA comes from the coding sequence ATGACTAGGACTGAGGCCCAAACCCGTGCTGAACTGATTGACAGCCAGCTCGCCCAGTCGGGCTGGAATGTTAAAGATCCCACCCTGGTCATCGAGGAGTTCGACATCCTGACTCCACTCCCCCTGGGTGTTGCCGAACCGCGCACCCCATACGAAGGTCATCAATTCAGCGACTATGTATTGCTTGGCAAGGATCGCAAGCCCCTGGCCGTGGTCGAAGCGAAGAAAACGAGCAAAGACGCCGCGCTGGGGCGAGAGCAGGCCAAGCAATACTGCTACAACATCCAGAAACAACTGGGGGGCGAGCTGCCGTTCTGCTTCTACACCAACGGGCACGAGATCTATTTCTGGGATCTGGACAACTACCCGCCGCGCAAGATCGTCGGCTTCCCGACCCGAGATGACCTTGAGCGGTTTCAATACATTCGCCGCAACCGCAAGCCCCTGACCCAGGAGCTGATCAACACATCCATTGCGGGCCGCGACTATCAGATCCGGGCCATTCGCGCCGTGTTGGAAGGCATCGAACAGAAAAAGCGTGACTTTCTTTTGGTCATGGCCACCGGCACCGGCAAGACCCGCACCTGTATCGCCAAGGTCGATGCCCTGATGCGTGCCGGACACGCCGAAAAGGTCCTGTTTCTGGTCGACCGCATCGCCTTGCGCGAACAGGCACTGGCCGCCTTCAAGGAGCATCTGCCCCACGAGCCGCGCTGGCCCAACGTCGGCGAGAAGCTCATCGCCAAGGACCGCCGCATCTACGTCTCGACCTATCCCACCATGCTCAACATCATCCGGGACGAGTCGCAGCAGCTGTCACCGCACTTTTTCGATTTCATCGTGGTCGATGAGAGCCACCGCTCCATCTACAACACCTATGGCGAGGTCCTCAACTACTTCAAGACCATAACTCTCGGCCTCACAGCCACGCCGACCGACATTATCGACCACAACACCTTTCAGCTCTTTCACTGCGAAGACGGCCTTCCCACCTTTGCCTACACCTTCGAAGAGGCGGTCAACAACGTGCCGCCCTACCTGTGCAGCTTCCAGGTAATGAAAATCCAGACCCGCTTTCAGATGGAGGGGATCAGCAAACGCACCATCTCGCTGGAAGACCAGAAAAAGCTGCTGCTGGAAGGCAAGGAGATCGAAGAGATCAACTTCGAGGGTTCACAGCTCGAAAAGCAGGTGATCAACAAGGGGACCAACGCCCTCATCGTCAAGGAGTTCATGGAGGAGTGCATCAAGGACCCGAATGGCGTGCTGCCCGGCAAGACCATCTTCTTCTGCTCCTCCAAGGCCCATGCCCGGCGCATTGAAGAGATCTTCGACAAGCTCTTCCCCCAATACAAAGGCGAGCTGGCCAAGGTGTTGGTTTCGGATGACCCGCGTGTCTATGGCAAGGGCGGCCTGCTCGACCAGTTCACCAACAACGACATGCCCCGCGTCGCCATCAGCGTCGATATGCTCGATACCGGCATCGACGTGCGGGAGATCGTCAATCTCGTCTTTGCCAAACCGGTCTATTCCTACACCAAGTTCTGGCAGATGATCGGGCGCGGCACTCGGCTGCTTGAAGCCGCCAAGCCCAAGCCCTGGTGTACCGAAAAGGATGTGTTCCTCATCCTCGATTGCTGGGACAACTTCGAATACTTCAAGCTGCAACCCAAGGGCAAGGAACTCAAACCCCAGCTCCCCCTGCCGGTGCGGCTGGTCGGCTTGCGGCTGGATAAAATCGAAAAGGCCATCGACCTTGCGCAGGCGCAGGTTGCCGAGCGCGAAATCGCCAAACTGCGTCGGCAGATCAGCCAGCTGCCGCATAGCTCCGTCATCATCAAGGAGGCTGCCTCGCTGCTTTCCCGACTCGATGAGGAAAACTTCTGGATCACCCTGAATCACCAGCGGTTGGAATTTTTGCGCGGCGAGATCAAGCCGCTGTTCCGCACCGTCTCCGAGGCCGACTTCAAGGCCATGCGCTTCGAGCGCGACCTGTTGGAGTACTCACTCGCCCGACTCCGCGAAGAGAAGGAAAAGGCCGAAACCCTCAAGGAAGGTATCGTCGAGCAGATCAGCGAACTGCCGCTGTCGGTCAGTTTCGTCAAAGCCGAGGAGTTGTTGATCCGCGCCGCCCAGAGCAACCACTACTGGGCCAAAACAGATGCGGTTGCCTTGGAGGACGCCCTCGACGAGCTAAACAGTCGCCTTGGCCCGCTGATGAAATTCCGCGAGCAACAGACCGGCCCCGGACCAACACACCTTGACCTGAAAGATGAAATCCACCGCAAGGAAATGGTCGAGTTCGGCCCCCAGCACGAATCGGTCAGCATCAGCCGCTACCGCGAGATGGTCGAGGCCATGATCGCGGAGCTGACCGCGCACAACCCCATTCTGCAAAAACTCAAGAATGGTCAGGATGTCTCGGCTGACGAGGCCCTTGAACTGGCCGAGCTGCTCCATGCCGAGCACCCCCACATCACCGAAGATCTGCTGCGCCAGGTCTACAAGAACCGCAAGGCGCGCTTCATCCAGTTCATCCGCCACATCCTCGGCATCGAGATCCTGAAGAGCTTCCCGGAAACGGTCAGCGAAGCCTTCGATCAGTTCATCGGGCAGCACACGAGCCTTTCCAGCCGTCAGTTGGAGTTCCTGAACCTGCTCAAGGGCTTCATCATCGAGCGCGAGAAGGTCGAGAAGAAAGACCTCATCAACGCACCGTTCACGGTCATCCACCCGCAGGGGATTCGCGGCGTGTTCAGTCCGGCCGAGATCAACGAAATACTACAGCTCACCGAGCGGTTGGCGGCTTGA
- a CDS encoding helix-turn-helix domain-containing protein: MAKAPENFAETVKEVRQQLGLSQEELAHELGVSFSTINRWENSKTVPFKLARRQFEAFCVRMKEQGKLKHD; this comes from the coding sequence ATGGCAAAGGCACCGGAAAATTTTGCGGAGACGGTCAAAGAAGTCCGCCAGCAGCTGGGGCTGAGCCAGGAAGAGCTGGCCCACGAGCTGGGCGTGAGCTTTTCCACGATCAACCGCTGGGAAAACAGCAAGACGGTTCCCTTCAAGCTGGCGAGAAGGCAATTCGAAGCCTTTTGTGTGCGGATGAAAGAACAGGGGAAGTTGAAGCATGACTAG
- the smpB gene encoding SsrA-binding protein SmpB has translation MGIKIISDNRSARHHFEILETLETGVVLKGSEVKSIRQGKVNLKDAYCRVDRGELFLFQCHISPYEEAGPMAPDPTRVRKLLAHKMEIDKLAAKAQQGGLAIVPTKMYFKNGKVKVEVALGKGKKLHDKRESLKQKDAQREAQQALKSHS, from the coding sequence ATGGGCATCAAGATTATCTCCGATAACCGATCCGCCCGTCACCACTTTGAAATCCTGGAGACACTGGAAACCGGAGTTGTCCTGAAGGGCTCGGAGGTCAAGAGCATCCGCCAGGGAAAAGTCAACCTCAAGGACGCCTACTGCCGCGTCGACCGAGGAGAGCTCTTTCTCTTTCAGTGCCATATCTCCCCCTATGAAGAGGCGGGGCCCATGGCGCCCGATCCCACCAGGGTGCGTAAACTGCTGGCCCATAAGATGGAAATCGACAAGCTGGCCGCCAAGGCCCAGCAGGGGGGGCTTGCCATTGTCCCCACAAAGATGTACTTTAAGAACGGTAAGGTAAAAGTGGAAGTGGCTCTTGGCAAGGGCAAGAAACTCCACGATAAACGTGAATCTCTGAAACAGAAGGATGCCCAGCGCGAAGCGCAGCAGGCATTGAAAAGCCACAGTTAG